agctgcgctcgaaaagatttttgattgaggaacgaggaagagttcatgtgttgaatatctagagcatttgtacgatcctttctttctttttgacattttttactctcattgtttaacttgctttgtttgccacatttgaaatagatgaatatgaaatatcatttttgtccctatctgacctttttcatgcatctcattatgggttcatttacatgataaatagtgaaatgacatactctaaacaaaagaagtgctaagcattacccggataagaatttgataattgcaagagcctcaaagcatggacaaagttcaaccaggggcaaaagagcgaTATCTGAGAAATGCAGATTAGTCGTGAAGCTAGAGGATGGGTAcaaggcctgaagagaaagtcaagagtcaaagcaatgaacgtagatcatcaaaaatcatgacggaAAGGGACATATGACAAGCAAGCCCAAGGCACATAGCatgatcatgtaggcataaaggcatttaagacaaacatgtgcatatcatgataacatcatgcatggcatatacaGCTAATCCAATAGAGCAAAGGACGTGATGATAGTTgtattgaatcaaaggaaaagacacatgagttccaccagatgatatGTTTTGGGTACTCTGAGGTatctttaattcatgttttcaaaaatcaattcatattgcgagaaatgagttgagcctcaggtcacacgctgaggtatttttagtttatgtttcaaaaaattgactcatattgcgagaggtgagtcaagcctcaggtcacgctgaggtgtTTTTAATTCCTGTTgtttcaaaaatcagctcatattgcgagaggtgagttgagcctcaagacgttgatgtaatttcaatttatgttccaaaatcaactcatactgcgagaggtgagttgagcctcggggcacgctgaggtatttttagtttatgtttagaaaattgactcatcttgcgaaagatgagttaagccttttaatttctgttttccaaaaatcaactcatattgcgagagatgagtttaGCATTGGCtaacgtgctgagctattttcaatttctgcttttcaattcctacttttcaaaaaaaaaaatcagctcatattacgagaggtgagttgagcctcaggtcacgctgaagtagtttcaatttctgttttcaatttatgattgttcaagaatcaactcatattgcgagaggtgggttgaaccttttaatttctactttttcaaaatcagctcatattgctagaggtgagttgagcctcggggcacgctgaggtatttttaatttttttttcaactcatatggcgagaggtgagttgagcctcaggacacgctgaggtaatttcaatttctgtttgtcaaaaaaaaaatcaactcatattgcgagaggtgagttaagcctcgggacacgctgaggtaatttcaatttctgttttcaaaattcaactcatattgcgagaaatgagttgagcctcaagacacgttgaggtatttgcaatttctgttttcaaaaaaaaaaaaaatcaactcatattgtgagaggtgagttgagctttagATCACACACTGtggtatttttttcaatttatattgcgaaaggtgagttgagtttgtaatttctgcgagaggtgagttgagcctcaagtcacatgtcgaggtattttcaaaatctgattttcaagataagtttcaaaaatcaactcatattgcgagaggatcATATGCCGagaagagaataaagattgaagctgattgaagacgtcagATTCTGTCTCTTTAAAATTGCAGTGGAGTTGATTGAGGGCATCAGATCTTGCATTTTTGaagtcgcagaagaaaagaccacaaaccttatctcactgaagcgatagaaaagaagattgaagttgtagatctcactTTTACGAGTTACGATGAAGTAGACCGAAGCCATAAATtttatatccttgaagttacattggaatagattgaagctacaaggcgtatatcataagatgcagtggagtgaaccaaagctacaagatgcggtggactgaaaagggactaactaaacaagaagagttctaaagcaagtcaagacctagcaagaccgggcaaatttggtcttccttgaaagtctttgctctattctgttgcgacaatgagcaaagagggcattgtagaagcccaaattgcccgagcccgatttcatcaaaacccaaccaaacctctaaacccactaaaacccttaactcatgacccatttacatctacccaaacccattacaaaactcaaacattaaacccaattcaaaagcccattaagcccccccaaaaaaaactatccccaaaaaaaaaaaaaagaaaaacctaccccaaaaaaacctaaccccaaaaaaaaaagaagaaaaaagaaaaacctaacaaaaaaagataaaaaaacctagccacctaaccactttcccacttgccccatttttcctcccattgtctaccaccaccacctacaaaatagaaaaaaaataatagaaaatcatgtaaaagatggctataaaaagccattcaaaaatcatgtaaaggaGGAGGAGGGAATTTTGATCAATACAAAGAATTTATcttcaaaaatacctaaaggtgattttattttctttattattttattcttatttttatttttattttatttttttcttttttgaatctattaatctatatatatatacatcataataaaaatataataaaatatatatacaaaacaaatataaaaaaattaattacattTTTTTACCATCAACGCGGTGGTCGACGTCAACGACAGACGGCGGTCCACGATCGACCATTGACCGCCCCGGGCGGATTCccttcccctcccttctctcttccctctctcttctttttcatttatttttcgtatttaccttagatttcatattattttgctatttaatttagctttaaatattaatcatgttatatatgtaatattgttatcactattatttttatatattgttattattatattatatttagctatatatatatatatatatatatatattttctttatgttccgtttcttactattgtatgcatatatatctattattatatttattattaatattgttagcattagtacttttacttaatgtgtatgtagatatacatgtacatattaatagttttttatcaaatgtgtatattgtatatattatatttatattatatatatattcttaatgttattagttgtatacttcttgtatatttccatgaatatattttatattgtctcatgtacatactcgaaatattattatatatatacgtatttttaataccatatcatgtatatattattatatttattttatcctattatatttattattaatactagtacacatattttattataggagtatatatattcttttctttatatagtattattttcatatatcgttatatttattattatacttatcattttctctattgttacttactattttgttttaaattattatgtattatttggtatatatcgtattttattattactcttattatcattattagtatatgtccattatatatgtagatattttaatacatataagtacatattcatgtagtgtagttagcatatatatataaaatatatttttctgttattaatatttctaatatatgttgtatattttcattttggtatgtcatgtatatatatatatatatatatatatatatatatatatatgtatgttttatgtatatattgttattttctattttcattatgaatatattatttttcttactatattggtagtacatcatttctattcttttgtaaatattaatatcgTTGTTTTGATATTCTCGgtttaacatttcattattaattgcatcgttgttttgtattatttacgaattcttattttaaataatgttttactcataatttttaatttcaataaataaggcaacatgccgatttaatattaagtcatcaatttcatcgctatgttgggtgaatatcaatcgactcgtgttaaaacggtacgtccttctcaaaagaaaacgaaacttgaaatttctcatGTTTTGATTggatcacgattcaatgttactttgaatttgcaattttgaaaattaagacaatacttgtttaataagataccaattttgggcgtcgcaagggtgctaataccttcctcgcgcgtaaccgactcccgaacccaactttactttggcttttgacgtagacctaaattcggcctttacttttgtgcaagaataagttttcttttctaaaaaggatgatttattaggtgtctggTCACACctggaaaaaagatcggtggcgactccctttgttgataaaatcgaaagttggttttcaaatgtttaataaatcaccataattagcgaccgaaagctaaaattttttttacgtcgctacaaaactttatttcatttttttcattagTTTTCTTGTAAATTATAGTCTTTTGATTGATAAAAATTTGGCTAAAGAAAGTGGAAAAGCCTTTTAAAAAACATTTTAGATTTACTCTTGTTGTTAACGGTATGATATTACCTTCAAGGTATATAGAAATAGTTCTCGAAGTTGATCCTTGAAATTGGAAATtaaatccaaaattaaaaaatatgactTTGAAAAATACAATTGTTCAATcaataattatataagaaaattatGAACATTTCATAAGAAAAAATGTTAAAGAATTAATTGGATTTCCTTTTATTACATtaataatgattttttaaaattttataatttgattaaGATATTATTATGTGTTCCACTTATTTTTAATcgtgtttttaatttttaaattcacTATAAACAATACGTGTcactaataatttaatttagtgtgaaatcatttatcaaattaattaaaaaataatgctAGTCTGAgtgaatatttatttttggcACATAAaattatgtattatatttttaaattttgtatttctattatttttaattgtgtttagttaatttctaacactaacttcttaaaaatataaacaaaatggTTATGTCTTGAATTAGGTAATTTCAAccataaataaaacaatttatatATGTGGAATGTCTTTGTTTTAAAACTTGAAAGCTTTGCTTAGGAAGTTTGAGGATCAAAATTGATAGCATTTGTAAAGACGAAGggttaattttattgaattatttagaattaggatcCAATTGATAGAATAAGTAACTATTGAGGACCAAATGTGCTATTATATCAGTTAGAAAAAGGCTTTCTGTTATCGATTTAACAGTGAGTAACCAAAACAGGAATGAATTCAAACATTAGtacctaaattaaaatttttaaaattaaataaccaAAACAAGAATGTGAACATAATTAGATGACTATTTAAACAAAATtaatcttaaaataataaaataaaaataaacgtgtgattataaaaaaaattaaatatttctaaataaattaaatagaaaaaaaaacattttagagGTGGAACATTATCTGAAACAGAAGAATCCCAAAAGCACAATCTAAATTAGATTCGGATTAGGTAAATGAATGTTATCATTTTTCAAACGAGACTCACAtgcaaaaacttaaataattttcaaatttgtataaaatatcaatctcttttatatatattgcatTTTATACAATTACAAATGTATTTTTATTCCCGAACTTAATAGTTAAgtctattataatatatatatatatatatatatatattaggtcTATTTGATATCTGAACTTGAGAATTGAATCCATTTTAGTTAATGAACTTGaaaaatattaaagtttgatGATGTGATTAGGGGGAATCAATTTTTGATTTTAACTAAAAGACTGACTCattcaattttttcaatttcaGTTTAGTTAGGTAGGGCAGGTTGGTCGGGTTTAACTTCAGTTTAATCAATTAATTTGATTGGTTATAAGTTTTTGAATCTCAAAGCCGAACCAACAAAAAAAATTGACTTATTTTATATTGTTCTtaaattatttaacatgtatttgTATTATATAATCAACCCATTAACCTTATgtcaattaataaataaaaaatgaccGAACGAATCAATTAAACCGATTGCTCTCCCCTAAACATGATACCTaaaattttttttgtcaacaAATACTGGTTGATATTTATTAAACACTGCTCAAGGCAAAAAAACACTGAAACGTCACCCTCATACAGCTACATGAAAGgacagataaataaataaaaaccaaaatagcTGTAAAGAAATAACAGTTTTAGAACCTACCAAAACCAACAACAATAGAAACACCTTAAGCCAAAAAAAAAGATCCAAATATAAGCCAAACAAACGATTCTCTTCTCCTACTGAAAGATCCTGAGATGAAGAAGAGGAGAGAACTAAGCTTTGAATCCATAGATGGAGAATCGGTGAATCATCACCATTTTCAAAGCCGAATTAAAGTGAACCATGAAACCTCTGACGATCCAGCATCGCCATCTCCTTCACAGCGACTGGTACTCCGTCTGTCTAGACACCGAAAATCTGTCTTCGCCGTCCTTCCATCGCCAATGTGTGAGCCGTCCTATTCACCAGTCAGGGCACCAAAGTGTAAGTGACAGAATCAAAGCTTTCATTTAGAAGATTAATTTGATGTGTTATTGACTGTATAACAGATTTGTCTTTCTCCTTCTTGTGAATGCTCTTAATAACTGTTAAGGAATCCCCCTTAATATTCAAGCGCCGAAATCCCTTCTCAACTGCAAATAGAAGCGCCCTTTCACATACCCGTGCCTCTGCCAAGCAAGCGTCGCTCACATTCGAAAACAGATAAGTTTCTGCCGCGACTATTTCACCTTCTGAATCTCTGGCAATAACTACTGTAACAGCGAGTTGTAAATCATGCTGAAAAGCCGCATCAAAATTAAGCTTTAAAACTCCAACTTCGGGGGGTTTCCAGACCACTCTATCTATAGATCTAAGAGAAGGACTAGAAATCTCTTGATTCAGGCTCAAATCACGACTATAACCTTGAATAAACCCTAACAATTCCATCAAGGATGGTTTAACCCCTTCATTAACAAGTTTATTTCTTCTAAACCAGAGACTCCATATAGAGATTACTAGTAATTGCTTCTGTTGATCACTCGCAATAGAAAAATTCTAAATAAAACGATGCTTATAATTTGACAACTCACTGAAATCTTGCAGCTGGATTTGAAGTGTGGCCCAAACAGATTGTGGGAAGTCACAAGACCATAACAAATGACCAGAGTCCTCCATCTCAACTTTACACAAAGGGCAGAAGACATCAACAGATAAAGACCTCTTTGCCAAATTAGAGAAATGAGGCAACAAATCGTTAATAAGCCTCCATATgtgaattttaattttcataagAATGTTCAAATTCCATAGAGATTTGTAAAAACCCCTATAGTCAACATAGTTAGAGGATGTGTATGTATGATTCAGTAGTAACTCTGTAGATAGAGCCCGGTACCGACTTTTCACTGTATATTCCCCAGATCCTTCGTATTTCCAAACCAACATGTCATCTACATTAGCACTAGAAATAGGAATGGAAAGGATACGCTTTGCAGTGGTTTTATCAACCAAATTATGAATCAGCTCATTATCCTAGGTATTAGTCTCAATCTTGATTAACTGGTTTACAGTAGTCCAATTAGGCAAAATCTTCTGAACTAGTATTCTATTGCTCTCTTTCCCAGGCAACCAAAAGTCATTCCATATGTTGATACGGTCACTGATGTACTCTTATATTTGACACTTTTTGCTTGTTAATTCCTTTGCCTTATGAATTTTTCACTACTTAATTcattatatttgatttatttcttgTGTAGTGAACCCAATACTGGAA
This is a stretch of genomic DNA from Gossypium arboreum isolate Shixiya-1 chromosome 11, ASM2569848v2, whole genome shotgun sequence. It encodes these proteins:
- the LOC108470718 gene encoding uncharacterized protein LOC108470718 yields the protein MKKRRELSFESIDGESVNHHHFQSRIKVNHETSDDPASPSPSQRLVLRLSRHRKSVFAVLPSPMCEPSYSPVRAPKLNPILEMATKRRNLQFFLFCHGWSRGHDAYSVAAGVVGTTLGMTWI